A single Cupriavidus sp. D39 DNA region contains:
- the cls gene encoding cardiolipin synthase — MPMDLSWLLPSIFTLAEWAIRLAMLVYVPQRRAPAAARTWLLLIFFLPWVGLVLYALFGRIYYPKSRRLKLARINQGIASVRDRVARFAPLQPLPAAVAADAAGLIERLGSYSPMRGNAVALLDNYAATVAAMIADIDAARRQVHLLVYIYAADATAGAFTDALLRASARGVRCRLLVDALGARSGWRAFAGKLREGGVEVVQALPMRSLMAVLKGKSARFDLRNHRKILVVDGSIGYIGSQNVIDAESMPGLPNEELVARVTGPVVAELQAVFLADRYLETGDSNFDIDSFPPMAEQGPHIAQMLPSGPGYGTQNAQMALISMVHRARSEVVITTPYFVPDEAFLQALHLACYRGVAVHLVLSQRIDQRFTQAAQEAYFGVLLDSGVQIHLYRPAFLHAKHVTIDDEVAMVGSTNMDIRSFALNAEAALVIYDRDVVARMRQIQQRYLANSEQVVRAVWQRRPLHTRTWQNLCRLADSLL; from the coding sequence ATGCCGATGGACCTGTCCTGGTTGTTGCCATCGATCTTCACACTGGCGGAATGGGCGATCCGCCTGGCCATGCTGGTCTACGTGCCGCAGCGCCGCGCGCCCGCGGCGGCGCGCACCTGGTTGCTGCTGATCTTCTTCCTGCCTTGGGTGGGACTGGTGCTGTATGCGCTGTTCGGCCGCATCTACTATCCCAAGTCGCGCCGGCTGAAGCTGGCCCGGATCAACCAGGGCATCGCAAGCGTACGGGACCGGGTGGCGCGCTTCGCGCCATTGCAGCCGCTGCCTGCCGCGGTTGCCGCCGATGCGGCCGGCCTGATCGAGCGGCTAGGCTCGTACTCGCCGATGCGGGGCAATGCCGTGGCGCTGCTCGACAACTATGCCGCGACCGTAGCGGCGATGATTGCCGATATCGACGCCGCCAGGCGCCAGGTCCATCTGCTGGTCTATATCTACGCTGCGGATGCCACGGCCGGCGCCTTCACCGACGCCCTGCTGCGGGCGAGTGCGCGGGGCGTGCGCTGCCGGTTGCTGGTGGACGCGCTAGGTGCCCGCTCTGGCTGGCGCGCGTTTGCAGGCAAGCTGCGCGAGGGCGGCGTGGAGGTGGTGCAGGCCCTGCCGATGCGCTCGCTGATGGCGGTGCTCAAAGGCAAGAGCGCGCGCTTCGACCTGCGCAATCACCGCAAGATCCTGGTGGTGGACGGCAGCATTGGCTATATCGGCTCACAGAACGTGATCGATGCCGAGTCGATGCCGGGATTGCCCAATGAAGAACTGGTGGCGCGCGTGACGGGGCCGGTGGTGGCGGAGCTGCAAGCAGTCTTCCTGGCCGACCGCTACCTGGAAACCGGCGACAGCAACTTCGACATCGACAGCTTCCCGCCCATGGCCGAGCAAGGCCCGCACATCGCGCAGATGCTGCCCAGCGGGCCCGGCTACGGCACGCAGAATGCGCAGATGGCGCTGATCAGCATGGTCCACCGCGCGCGCAGCGAAGTGGTCATCACCACGCCCTACTTCGTGCCGGACGAAGCCTTCCTGCAAGCGCTGCACCTGGCCTGCTACCGTGGCGTGGCGGTACACCTGGTGTTGTCGCAACGGATCGACCAGCGCTTCACGCAGGCCGCGCAGGAGGCTTACTTCGGCGTGCTGCTGGACTCGGGGGTGCAGATCCACCTGTACCGCCCCGCCTTCCTGCACGCCAAGCACGTCACCATCGACGATGAGGTCGCCATGGTGGGCTCGACCAATATGGATATCCGCTCGTTCGCGCTCAACGCGGAAGCCGCGCTGGTGATCTATGACCGCGATGTGGTGGCGCGCATGCGGCAGATCCAGCAGCGCTACCTGGCCAACAGCGAACAGGTGGTGCGCGCGGTGTGGCAGCGCCGCCCGCTGCATACGCGCACCTGGCAGAACCTTTGCCGGCTGGCGGATTCGCTGCTGTAG
- a CDS encoding formimidoylglutamate deiminase: MSAGSLFAAQALLPTGWASNVLLAWDDAGAFTTVQAGALPVQGVPRAAGPLLPGMPNLHSHAFQRGFAGLTEYRNETLADGQESDSFWSWRKLMYRFALRLSPDTLEAIATQLYIEMLRAGYTSVCEFHYVHHDTDGKPYADPAEMSLRLLRAAQTAGIGITLLPVLYQTAGFGNKPAVPDQRRFLHETSAMLALLGRLAPQCHGQARLGLAPHSLRAVPPQSLADAVAGLHALDAKAPVHIHIAEQQREVDECITLTGTRPVAWLLDHAEVDARWCLVHATHLDWDERRRLAHSGAVAGICPTTEANLGDGVFDAAPYLGQGGVWGIGSDSHASVSVVEELRLFEYGQRLALQKRNVLASDAHKQVADRLYLDAAFGGARASGREIGAIAVGQQADFVVLDGAHPALSGLSGSQALAVHVFTNHGHETLAEVRTAGRTRVQHGTHALQADAGKRFAAARASLLSD, from the coding sequence ATGAGCGCCGGAAGCCTGTTTGCCGCGCAGGCCTTGCTGCCCACGGGCTGGGCCAGCAATGTGCTGCTGGCCTGGGACGACGCCGGCGCATTCACCACGGTGCAGGCCGGCGCGTTACCCGTGCAGGGCGTGCCGCGCGCCGCCGGGCCGCTCTTGCCGGGCATGCCCAACCTGCACTCGCACGCGTTCCAGCGCGGCTTTGCCGGGCTGACCGAATACCGCAACGAGACACTGGCCGACGGCCAGGAGAGCGATTCCTTCTGGAGCTGGCGCAAGCTGATGTACCGCTTCGCGCTAAGGCTCTCGCCCGATACGCTGGAAGCCATCGCCACGCAGCTCTATATCGAGATGCTGCGCGCGGGCTACACCAGCGTTTGCGAATTCCATTACGTGCATCACGACACGGACGGCAAGCCTTACGCCGACCCTGCCGAGATGTCGCTGCGCCTGCTGCGCGCCGCGCAGACCGCCGGCATCGGCATCACGCTGCTGCCGGTGCTGTACCAGACGGCCGGCTTCGGCAACAAGCCCGCGGTGCCCGATCAGCGCCGCTTCCTGCATGAGACCAGCGCCATGCTCGCGTTGCTCGGGCGCCTGGCCCCGCAATGCCACGGCCAGGCGCGGCTGGGCCTGGCGCCGCATTCGCTGCGCGCGGTGCCGCCGCAAAGCCTCGCCGACGCCGTGGCGGGCCTGCACGCGCTGGACGCAAAGGCGCCCGTGCACATCCATATCGCCGAGCAGCAGCGCGAGGTGGACGAGTGCATCACCCTCACCGGCACGCGGCCCGTGGCGTGGCTGCTCGACCATGCCGAGGTGGATGCGCGCTGGTGCCTGGTGCATGCCACGCACCTGGACTGGGATGAACGCCGGCGCCTGGCGCACAGCGGCGCGGTGGCCGGCATCTGCCCGACCACCGAGGCCAACCTGGGCGATGGCGTGTTCGATGCCGCGCCGTACCTGGGGCAGGGCGGCGTCTGGGGCATCGGCTCGGACAGCCACGCGAGCGTCAGCGTGGTGGAAGAGCTGCGGCTGTTCGAGTACGGCCAGCGGCTGGCGCTGCAAAAACGCAATGTGCTGGCGTCCGACGCGCACAAGCAGGTGGCGGATCGCCTTTACCTCGATGCCGCTTTCGGCGGTGCGCGTGCGTCGGGCCGGGAGATTGGCGCGATTGCCGTCGGGCAGCAGGCAGATTTCGTCGTGCTGGACGGCGCGCATCCCGCGCTCTCGGGCTTGTCCGGCAGCCAGGCCCTGGCGGTCCATGTGTTCACCAACCATGGGCATGAGACACTAGCGGAAGTCCGCACGGCGGGCCGCACGCGCGTGCAGCATGGTACGCACGCCTTGCAGGCCGACGCTGGCAAGCGCTTTGCCGCTGCGCGCGCAAGCCTGCTGTCCGACTAA
- the hutI gene encoding imidazolonepropionase, with amino-acid sequence MNLNPAQAAVNSSCADGVWHRCHLLPDGDPAKVIRDAALVVQQGRIVWLGTQAELPQAYIALAHHDAGNAWITPGLVDCHTHLVYGGQRADEFAMRLAGAGYEEIARAGGGIVSTVRATRTADEDTLFALAAARLAPLLAEGVTALEIKSGYGLDLASERKQLRVARRLGEAFGVTVHTTFLGAHALPPEYAGRADEYIALVCDTMMPALAEEGLVDAVDAFCESVGFSLAQTERVFQAAQRHGLRVKLHAEQLSNLGGTALAARYRALSADHLEHLDEAGVAAMAESGTVAVLLPGAYYFLRDTNLPPIDLLRRHGVPMAISTDHNPGTSPVTSLLLMMNMACTLFRLTVPEVLAGVTTHAARALGAADRHGLLAAGRAADFVLWNVDSPAELAYWFGRNPAAAVVRQGKVYPAATQAQGAQP; translated from the coding sequence ATGAACTTGAATCCGGCGCAGGCCGCCGTCAACTCTTCGTGCGCCGATGGCGTCTGGCATCGCTGCCACCTGCTGCCCGACGGCGATCCCGCCAAGGTCATCCGCGACGCCGCCTTGGTCGTGCAGCAAGGCCGCATCGTCTGGCTCGGCACGCAGGCCGAACTGCCGCAGGCATACATCGCGCTGGCGCACCACGATGCCGGCAACGCCTGGATCACGCCGGGCCTGGTCGACTGCCACACCCACCTGGTGTACGGCGGCCAGCGCGCCGATGAATTCGCCATGCGCCTGGCCGGCGCCGGCTACGAGGAAATCGCCCGCGCCGGCGGCGGCATCGTCTCCACCGTGCGCGCAACGCGTACTGCCGACGAAGACACGCTGTTCGCGCTGGCCGCCGCGCGCCTCGCGCCGCTGCTGGCCGAGGGCGTGACCGCGCTGGAGATCAAGTCCGGCTACGGCCTGGACCTCGCCAGCGAGCGCAAGCAACTGCGGGTGGCGCGCCGCCTGGGCGAGGCCTTCGGCGTGACGGTGCACACCACCTTCCTCGGCGCGCACGCGCTGCCGCCGGAATACGCGGGCCGCGCCGACGAGTACATCGCGCTGGTGTGCGACACCATGATGCCTGCGCTGGCCGAGGAAGGGCTGGTCGATGCGGTGGACGCCTTCTGCGAATCCGTCGGCTTCAGCCTGGCGCAGACCGAGCGCGTGTTCCAGGCCGCGCAACGCCACGGCCTGCGCGTCAAGCTGCACGCCGAGCAGCTCAGCAACCTGGGCGGCACCGCGCTGGCCGCGCGCTACCGCGCGCTGTCGGCCGACCACCTGGAGCATCTGGACGAGGCCGGCGTCGCCGCCATGGCCGAGTCCGGCACGGTGGCGGTCCTGCTGCCGGGCGCCTATTATTTCCTGCGTGACACCAACCTGCCGCCGATCGACCTGCTGCGCCGGCATGGCGTGCCGATGGCGATCTCCACCGATCACAATCCCGGTACGTCACCCGTCACTTCGCTGCTGCTGATGATGAATATGGCGTGCACCCTGTTCAGGCTGACCGTGCCGGAAGTGCTGGCAGGCGTCACCACGCACGCCGCGCGCGCGCTGGGCGCGGCCGACCGGCACGGCCTGCTGGCCGCCGGGCGCGCCGCCGATTTCGTGCTGTGGAACGTCGATTCGCCGGCCGAGCTGGCCTACTGGTTCGGGCGCAATCCCGCCGCCGCCGTGGTGCGCCAGGGCAAGGTCTATCCCGCCGCCACGCAAGCGCAAGGAGCGCAGCCATGA